The Trinickia acidisoli genome includes a window with the following:
- the hpaH gene encoding 2-oxo-hept-4-ene-1,7-dioate hydratase yields the protein MLNANTIDALARRLHDAEHECRQIRQLSLDYPDITIEDAYAIQRAWIAMKLGEGRTLKGHKIGLTSKAMQSTSQIDEPDFGALLDDMFFAEGSTIAVERFIVPRVEVELAFVLGKRLVGPDCTIYDVYDAVDYVTPALEIIDARSHSIDPDTKRPRKVFDTIADNAACAGVVLGGRPVRPYDVDLRWVAAIMSRNGAVEETGVAAGVLNHPANGVAWLANRLHRFEVALEPGQIILGGSFTRPCAARKGDTFHVDYGPLGSIGCYFG from the coding sequence ATGTTGAACGCGAACACGATCGATGCGCTCGCTCGGCGCTTGCACGATGCCGAACACGAGTGCCGTCAGATTCGACAGTTGTCGTTGGACTACCCCGACATCACGATCGAGGATGCCTATGCGATACAACGCGCATGGATCGCCATGAAGCTCGGCGAGGGGAGAACCTTGAAGGGGCACAAAATCGGCTTGACCTCGAAGGCGATGCAGTCGACGTCGCAGATCGACGAGCCCGACTTCGGCGCATTGCTCGACGACATGTTTTTCGCCGAGGGAAGCACGATTGCCGTCGAGCGCTTCATCGTCCCGCGCGTGGAGGTCGAACTCGCCTTCGTGCTCGGCAAGCGGCTCGTCGGGCCCGATTGCACGATTTACGACGTCTACGATGCCGTCGATTACGTGACGCCGGCGCTCGAGATCATCGATGCGCGCAGCCATTCGATCGATCCCGATACGAAACGGCCGCGCAAAGTATTCGACACGATCGCCGACAACGCGGCATGCGCCGGCGTCGTGCTAGGCGGCCGGCCCGTGCGCCCGTACGACGTCGATTTGCGCTGGGTCGCGGCGATCATGTCGCGCAACGGGGCGGTCGAAGAGACGGGCGTGGCGGCCGGGGTGCTCAATCATCCGGCAAACGGCGTTGCGTGGCTCGCGAATAGATTGCATCGATTCGAAGTGGCGTTGGAGCCGGGGCAGATCATTCTAGGCGGATCGTTCACGCGACCGTGCGCTGCGCGTAAGGGTGATACGTTTCATGTCGATTACGGCCCGCTCGGTAGTATCGGTTGTTACTTCGGTTAG
- a CDS encoding 5-carboxymethyl-2-hydroxymuconate Delta-isomerase has protein sequence MPHVIVEYTDNLGADARIPVLLETINGTLIAQDGVYPTGGIRSRAIELHNYRVADGKEDDAFVHVTLKIGAGRADAVKKRTCDTLFDAVKAHFADAFSRRYLALSLELVEFNESGSHKRNNIHDRFRRER, from the coding sequence ATGCCGCACGTCATCGTCGAATATACGGACAACCTCGGTGCCGATGCACGCATTCCCGTGCTGCTCGAGACGATCAACGGCACGCTGATCGCACAAGACGGCGTGTATCCGACCGGCGGCATTCGCTCGCGTGCGATTGAACTGCACAACTATCGCGTCGCGGACGGCAAAGAGGACGATGCGTTCGTTCACGTCACGCTAAAAATCGGCGCGGGCCGTGCCGATGCGGTCAAGAAGCGCACGTGCGATACGCTGTTCGACGCGGTCAAGGCGCATTTCGCCGACGCGTTTTCTCGACGTTATCTTGCGCTTTCGCTCGAACTCGTGGAATTCAACGAAAGCGGCAGTCATAAGCGCAACAACATTCACGATCGATTTCGCCGCGAACGTTGA